A window from Cinclus cinclus chromosome 4, bCinCin1.1, whole genome shotgun sequence encodes these proteins:
- the CREBL2 gene encoding cAMP-responsive element-binding protein-like 2 isoform X3, producing MDDSKVVGGKVKKPGKRGRKPAKIDLKAKLERSRQSARECRARKKLRYQYLEELVSSRERAICALREELEMYKQWCMAMDQGKIPSEIKALLTGEEQGKAQQNSTKLAKAAKTEANSSNP from the exons ATGGATGACAGTAAG GTGGTTGGAGGCAAGGTAAAGAAGCCAGGCAAACGAGGTCGTAAACCAGCCAAAATAGACTTGAAGGCAAAACTTGAAAGAAGTCGTCAGAGTGCAAGAGAGTGCAGAGCCAGGAAGAAGCTGAGGTACCAGTACCTGGAAGAGCTGGTTTCAAGCAGAGAGCGAGCTATCTGTGCTCTGAGAGAAGAGCTTGAAATG TACAAGCAGTGGTGCATGGCCATGGACCAAGGGAAAATCCCCTCGGAAATAAAAGCCCTGCTAACTGGAGAGGAGCAAGGCAAAGCACAGCAGAACTCAACCAAACTTGCCAAGGCTGCAAAGACAGAGGCAAACAGCAGCAATCCCT GA
- the GPR19 gene encoding probable G-protein coupled receptor 19 → MDNSSGPVLLLTLLLLQNTSSPKASTPPADYEMAEPPAPGVGSSRNHSLVEYGLRPGEIAAAGVVWGALWLISVLGNFLVCLVIHRSRRTQSTTNYFVVSMACADLVSSVGSAPFLLLQLSSGRWMLGSGVCRLVRYLQYLTPGVQVYVLLAISVDRFYTIVYPLSFKVSRGKAKKMIFASWLCGALFASPVCFLYGSSSDHHCNFFLPGSWQGSAYSIIHLLLVFLIPSFLIILFYQKVIKYIWRIGTDGMTVRRTTNIVPRTKVKTIKMFLMLNSMFLLSSLPFFVVQLWHPQETDYRKSSLLFLAITWISFSSSASKPTLYSIYNANFRRGMKETFCMSAMKCYRSNAYTITTSSRIAKKNHVGIADIPATAKSVPKDSTYDAFNREAKERKLAWPIPSNPPNTFV, encoded by the coding sequence ATGGATAACAGCAGTGGTCCTGTTCTCCTCCTCAccttgctcctgctgcagaacaCGAGCAGCCCCAAAGCTTCCACCCCTCCTGCTGACTACGAGATGGCAGAACCTCCAGCCCCGGGGGTTGGCTCCAGCAGGAACCACTCTCTGGTAGAGTACGGGCTGAGGCCAGGGGAAATCGCAGCTGCCGGCGTGGTCTGGGGAGCGCTGTGGCTGATCTCTGTCTTGGGAAACTTCCTCGTTTGCTTAGTGAtccacaggagcaggaggacaCAGTCCACCACCAACTACTTTGTGGTGTCCATGGCCTGTGCAGACCTCGTGAGCAGCGTGGGGAGCGcgcccttcctgctgctgcagctgagctccgGGCGGTGGATGCTGGGCAGCGGGGTGTGCCGGCTGGTCAGGTACCTGCAGTACCTCACACCCGGGGTCCAGGTCTACGTGCTCCTCGCCATCAGCGTGGATCGGTTCTACACCATTGTCTATCCCCTGAGCTTCAAAGTGTCCAGAGGGAAAGCCAAAAAAATGATTTTCGCCTcttggctctgtggtgctctgTTTGCATCACCGGTCTGTTTTCTCTATGGCTCCAGCAGTGATCACCACTGCAACTTTTTCCTCCCCGGTTCTTGGCAAGGATCTGCCTACAGTATTATCCACCTCCTCTTGGTGTTTTTGATCCCATCCTTCCTCATTATCCTTTTTTACCAGAAAGTCATTAAATACATTTGGAGAATAGGCACGGATGGAATGACTGTCAGGAGAACAACAAATATTGTTCCAAGAACAAAAGTGAAAACCATCAAGATGTTCTTAATGTTAAACTCGATGTTTCTCCTGtcctctctccctttctttgtGGTACAGTTGTGGCACCCACAGGAAACAGATTACAGAAAGAGCTCCTTGCTTTTCCTGGCCATCACCTGGATCTCTTTCAGTTCCTCAGCCTCTAAGCCAACTCTCTACTCCATCTATAATGCAAACTTCAGAAGAGGgatgaaagaaacattttgcatGTCTGCCATGAAATGCTACAGAAGCAATGCATACACCATCACCACCAGTTCCAggatagcaaaaaaaaatcatgttggTATTGCAGATATTCCAGCTACAGCCAAAAGTGTCCCCAAAGACTCCACCTATGATGCTTTTAACAGAGAAGCCAAGGAAAGAAAGCTTGCCTGGCCTATTCCATCCAATCCCCCAAATACTTTTGTCTAG
- the CREBL2 gene encoding cAMP-responsive element-binding protein-like 2 isoform X1: MDDSKVVGGKVKKPGKRGRKPAKIDLKAKLERSRQSARECRARKKLRYQYLEELVSSRERAICALREELEMYKQWCMAMDQGKIPSEIKALLTGEEQGKAQQNSTKLAKAAKTEANSSNPSKWST; the protein is encoded by the exons ATGGATGACAGTAAG GTGGTTGGAGGCAAGGTAAAGAAGCCAGGCAAACGAGGTCGTAAACCAGCCAAAATAGACTTGAAGGCAAAACTTGAAAGAAGTCGTCAGAGTGCAAGAGAGTGCAGAGCCAGGAAGAAGCTGAGGTACCAGTACCTGGAAGAGCTGGTTTCAAGCAGAGAGCGAGCTATCTGTGCTCTGAGAGAAGAGCTTGAAATG TACAAGCAGTGGTGCATGGCCATGGACCAAGGGAAAATCCCCTCGGAAATAAAAGCCCTGCTAACTGGAGAGGAGCAAGGCAAAGCACAGCAGAACTCAACCAAACTTGCCAAGGCTGCAAAGACAGAGGCAAACAGCAGCAATCCCT ctAAATGGAGCACATAA
- the CREBL2 gene encoding cAMP-responsive element-binding protein-like 2 isoform X2, with the protein MDDSKVVGGKVKKPGKRGRKPAKIDLKAKLERSRQSARECRARKKLRYQYLEELVSSRERAICALREELEMYKQWCMAMDQGKIPSEIKALLTGEEQGKAQQNSTKLAKAAKTEANSSNPW; encoded by the exons ATGGATGACAGTAAG GTGGTTGGAGGCAAGGTAAAGAAGCCAGGCAAACGAGGTCGTAAACCAGCCAAAATAGACTTGAAGGCAAAACTTGAAAGAAGTCGTCAGAGTGCAAGAGAGTGCAGAGCCAGGAAGAAGCTGAGGTACCAGTACCTGGAAGAGCTGGTTTCAAGCAGAGAGCGAGCTATCTGTGCTCTGAGAGAAGAGCTTGAAATG TACAAGCAGTGGTGCATGGCCATGGACCAAGGGAAAATCCCCTCGGAAATAAAAGCCCTGCTAACTGGAGAGGAGCAAGGCAAAGCACAGCAGAACTCAACCAAACTTGCCAAGGCTGCAAAGACAGAGGCAAACAGCAGCAATCCCT GGTGA